In the Desulfovibrio psychrotolerans genome, ATACCACGGCAATGATCAGAAAACCAAAGAACAGTTCCTTGCCCGTTCCGGTATATTCCAATGGTTCTCCCTCAACGACCGTGTTGGACCACAGGTACTTGCGCACCTTCACTTTCGCCCAGAAATGATAAATACCCAGCGTGAGAACGGTAAGCAGAAAATTGACAATCCAAATTTTGAACAATTGCCATCCGTTCCCTTTAAATTCCACCAAACGGCGAAACTCTCCGGACTGCCCCCCAGGCAATCCCGCGTTCTCATCCCGCACCGGCTCTGCCATTACCACCCCCGTTTCCTGCGCCTCCCCTCCGGCACTCCATGCGCCCTCATTCTGTTGTTGCATATCTCACTCTCGCAATAATTATGTTATATCACATACCCATTCGCCAAAAAAACACTCCGGTCCAAACACTTCGTTCAGACAAGAGAACATTAGGACAACCTATTACAGCATCAAATATTCAGCTATCCGCTGCCGCACATCCCCAAGCGGCAGTTCCTCACCGGTCCAGATGCGGAACTGCTCGGCCCCCTGTGCCGCGAACATATGCAGGCCGTCCAGCGTTTCCCAGCCTGCTGCCTGCGCCTCTGCAAGAAACCGCGTGTGCAGCGGGTTGTACACAAGGTCATAGGCAAGCCCTTTTCCGGAAAACCCTTCCGCCGGATAGGGGGTGCGCCCCGCGTTCTCTCCCGCCATGCCAAGGGGGGTGGAGTTGATCACAAGATCCGCTCCCGTCCCTGCGCGGTCTTCCCATGGCACCACTGCCGCCCCGAAAGGGGCTGCCACTGCCTCGGCGCGCTCGCGGGCACGGTTGGCAATAAGCACCTCGCCCACCCCCAGCTCGTTCAATCCGGCCAGAACAGCCTTG is a window encoding:
- the aroE gene encoding shikimate dehydrogenase → MTFIPEQLYGIIGHPLGHTMSPALHNWGFARCGIRAVYMAFPLPPEKLADFVTAFRTLPLSGASVTIPHKEAVMPLLDGVTGRAQAVGAVNTLFWEQGRLMGDNTDVAGFLAPLRERAGTVRKALVLGAGGAAKAVLAGLNELGVGEVLIANRARERAEAVAAPFGAAVVPWEDRAGTGADLVINSTPLGMAGENAGRTPYPAEGFSGKGLAYDLVYNPLHTRFLAEAQAAGWETLDGLHMFAAQGAEQFRIWTGEELPLGDVRQRIAEYLML